In the Halorubrum ruber genome, CGGCCGGCCCCGAGGAGTTCGCGGGGTTCGACGTCGGCCTCGTCTACCCCACCCGCCTGATGGAGGGGGCGGTCGTCGACGAGCGCCTCGGCGTCCCGTGGGTGAACGGCCGGGACGCGGTCGTGGCCTCGCGCAACAAGGCGGGGGTGCTGGCGCGGCTGTCGGCGGCGGGCCTGCCGACGCCGAAGACGACGCTCGTGTCGAACCCTGTCGACGAGTCGGTCGTCGTCGACGCCGCAGAGGAGTTCTCCTACCCCGTCGTCGTGAAGCCGAACTCCGCGACCCGCGGGGTGGGCGTCGCGACCGCGACCGACCTCGACTCCCTCTTGGGCGTCGTCGACTACCTGAACCTGATTCACGACTACCGCGCCACCGGGGACAAGTCGTTCCTGATCCAGGAGTACCTGCCCGACGCACGCGACTACCGCGCGATGGTCGTCGACGGCGCGTCCGCGGGGGCGGTCGAGCGCGTCCTCGACGACGACGCGCTCGCGGCGGGGCGGTGGAAGCACAACGTCCACCGCGGCGCGACGGCCGAGGGGATCGCCCTCGACCCCGAGGCGCGCGACCTCGCGGAGCGCGCGGCCGAGACGCTCGGGATCGACTACCTCGGCGTCGACCTGCTCGCGACGGACGACCGGCTCGTCGTCAACGAGACGAACGCGCGGCCGACGGTCGACGCCGCGACGAAGTACGCGGACGACTTCTACGACCGGTTCGCGGCGCTGATCCGGCGGACGGCAGAAACAGCTTAAAAACGGGCGACCGCTTCAGACGAGATCGATCGACGCGCTGTCGTCGTCGCGGTCGAACGAGACCTCGAGGACGCCGTTGTTGAACGTCGCGTCCGCGGAGTGTTCGTCGACGGGCGCGGGGAGCTCGACCGTCTCGTCGTACTCGCGCCGGTCGGAGACGGCCGAGATGGTGAGCGCGTCGCCGTCGCAGCGCAGCGAGAGGTCCTCCTTCTCGACGGCGGGGAGGTCGGCGACGAGACGCACCGACTCCTCGGTGGTGTACGCGTCGACGTGGGTGTCGGAGCCGAACCCCGCGTCGTCGGCCGACGGGGCGTCGCCGCTGGCCATCTCGTTCATCATCCGCTCGATCTCCTCGAAGAAGTCTCCGAACGGATCGTCGCGGTCGTCTCTGTCCATATCTCCCGTGAAGTCGGTGACCCCGATAAGCCTTCTGTCGGTCGCCGTTTCGGCCGCTATCCGCTCCGCGCCGAGGGGGCGACGAGCGACGTCGAGCGGGCGCGAGCGACGCGAGCCGACCGAGACCGACCGCGGACGCCGGCACCGACCGTAACAAATTCGAACGATTATGACGGTCTCGACGCGACTGGGCCGGATTTAAGTAGTTGCGGCTCGCTTTTTTCGAACATGAGTAAATCGTATCTGGACGCGGGCGAGGACGTGAGCGACGACGAGGTCGTGCGGGTGGGGCTCAACGGCTTCGGTCGCATCGGGCGCAACGTGTTCCGCGCGGTGTTAGAGAGCCCGCGGATCGAGCTCGCCGGGATCAACGACGTGATGGACTTCGACGACATGGGGTACCTCGCGAAGTACGACACCGTCATGGGCCGGCTCGACGACGTCGAGCGCGACGGCGACGAGCTGACGATCGGCGGCACGTCGGTCCCGCTGTTCAACGTCCAGGACCCCGCCGACCTCCCGTGGGACGAGCTCGACGTCGACGTCGCCTTGGAGTGTACGGGCATCTTCCGCACCCGCGACGACGCGAGCGCGCACCTCGACGGCGGCGCCGACACCGTGATCATCTCGGCGCCCCCGAAGGGCGACAAGCCGGTCAAACAGCTCGTCTACGGCGTCAACCACGACGAGTACGAGGGCGACGACGTGGTCTCGAACGCCTCCTGCACCACGAACTCCATCACGCCGGTCGCGAAGGTACTGGACGACGAGTTCGGCATCGACGCCGGCACCCTCACCACCGTCCACGCGTACACCGGCTCGCAGGCCCTCATCGACGGCCCGATGAGCAAGCGCCGCCGCGGCCGCGCGGCCGCCGAGAACATCGTCCCCACCTCGACCGGCGCCGCGGGCGCCGCCCAGGAGGTCCTCCCGCAGCTCGAGGGTAAGATCGACGGGATGGCGATGCGCGTCCCGGTCCCGACCGGCTCGCTCACCGAGTTCGTCGTCAGCCTCGACGAGACGGTCACCGCGGACGAGGTCAACGCCGCCTTCCGCGACGCCGCGGACTCCGGCCCGCTCGCGGGCGTCCTCGGCTACACCGACGACGAGGTCGTCTCCTCGGACATCGTCGGCCTCCCCTTCTCCAGCTACGTCGACCTCCAGTCGACGAACGTCATCGCCGGCGGGAAGCTGCTGAAGATCCTCACCTGGTACGACAACGAGTACGGCTTCTCGAACCGGATGCTCGACATGGCCGCGTACGTTCACGACGAGGCCTGAACGCGGGACAGCTGGCGACGACCAGCCCCGACACCCGGGCGGCAACGCTCCCCCGGAGCGCCACCGCTTAACTATCTCATCGACGACCACTCACCCATGCCCACCTTCGACACCATCGACGACCTCCCGGCAGACAAACGCGTCCTCGTTCGGCTCGACCTCAACTCCCCGATCGAGGACGGCGAACCGCAGGACAACCGCCGGTTCGAGCGCCACGCGGAGACGGTCCGCGAGCTGGCCGACGCCGGCCACCGCGTCGTGCTCATGGCCCACCAGGGTCGCCCCGGCCGCGACGACTTCACCTCGCTCGCCGGCCACGCGGAGATCCTCGCCGACCACGTCGGCCGCGACGTGGGGTTCGTGGCCGACACGTACGGCGACGAGGCGTTGGCGGCGATCGACGCGCTCGAAGCGGGCGAAATCCTCCTCTTGGAGAACACCCGGATGTGCGAGGACGAGCTCCCCGAGGCGTCGCCCGAGGAGAAGGCGGAGACGGCGTTCGTCGAGACCTTGGCCCCCCACTTCGACGCGTACGTCAACGACGCCTACTCGGCGGCGCATCGGAAGCACGCCTCGCTGGTCGGCTTCCCGCTCGCGCTCCCCGCGTACGCGGGGCGCGTGATGGAGACGGAGTACGAGGCCAACACCGCCATCGCGACCCGCGAGTTCGACGGCCCCGTCACGATGGTCGTCGGCGGAACGAAGGCGACCGACGTGATCGGCGTGATGGACGCCTTAGACGAGACGGTCGACCGCTTCCTCCTCGGCGGCGTCGCGGGCGAGCTCTTCCTCCGCGCCGCGGGCCACCCGGTCGGACACGATGTCGGCGAGATGGACCTGTTCGACGAGCAGTGGAAGAAGAATCAGGAGCTGATCGAGTCGGTTCTCGACGAGCGGGGCGACGCGATCCGCCTCGCGAGCGACCTCGCGTACGAGGGCGACGACGGCGAGCGAGCCGAGGTCGCCGTCGGCGACATCGACGAGAAGGCGACGGGCTACCTCGACGTGGGCGCCGCGACGGTCGCGGACTACGAGCCCGCGATCCGCGAGTCCGACGCCGTCTTCGTGAAGGGCGCGCTCGGCGTCTTCGAGGACGAGCGGTTCGCCGACGGCACCGTCGGCGTCCTCGAAGCCATCGCCGAGACCGACTGCTTCTCGGTCGTCGGCGGCGGCGACACCTCGCGGGCCATCGAGATGTACGGCCTCAGCGAGGAGGACTTCTCGCACGTCTCCATCGCGGGCGGGGCGTACATCCGGGCGTTGACGGGCGAGCCGCTCCCGGCGGTGGAGGTGCTGGAGGCGGCGGCGAAGCGGCAGTAGAAGGGCGGAATCGATCTCAGAGCGGGGCGGGCGTTCGATTCGATCCGGGCGATCGGGTTACGGAGAATCGAGGAGAAAGCCTCGCGCTTTAGCGCGGGGATGAATCCGACACTACCCTTCACAGTCCGCCGTTCGATGGCACGGCTGGATATTCCACGCTGAGCAAATACACAGCTTCAAGTAAGTTTGTCTACATAGGTTACGTATGGCGAAACAGGTCGTTACCCGCACCTACACCGCTTCCATACGGAACCAGTCGCGGGTACAAGACGACCTTGATTCGCTCGGGTTCGCAGCCAGTAAGCTCTGGAACGTCGGACGGTGGACGTGTAGTCGGATCTGGGATGAAATCGATCACATCCCGAACCACAACGAACTCACCACGTACCTCAAAACCCACGAACGCTATGATGACCTGCATTCGCAGTCAAGTCAGCGAGTCCTTCAAGAACTCGCTGAGGCGTTCAACGGCTGGTACGGCAAACGACGTAACGGAGACACGAGAGCGAACCCGCCCGGCTACCGTAAACACGGCGACGAACACCCGCGTTCCACAGTCACGTTCAAAGCCGCTGGCTTCAAACTCGACACCCAGTACAACCGCGTCCGACTCTCAAAAGGATCGAACCTGAAAGAGTACTGGTCGGATTTTGTCCTGTGTAAGTACCAAACTCGCCCCGACGTTGACCTCTCCGCCGTGGAGAACGTCCAACAAGCCAAGATTGTGTGGACGGGCGACGAATGGGAACTACACTTCGTCTGTAAGGTCGAGATCGACGTGGATGAAGCCCCCGGTGAGAAGACGGTGGGTGTTGATCTCGGTATTAACAACTTTGCCGCGCTCGCGTATGAAGACGGTCACAGCGAGCTGTACCCGCTGAACTGCTTGAAACAGGACGACTACTACTTCAGCAAGCGAATTGCTCGGTGTGACGACTCGAATTCCGATCAGGCCACCCGGCTGAACCAGAAGAAGTCGGCCCGCCGCACCTACTACTTCCACACCCTCTCGAAACATATTGTCCAGCGGTGTGTTGACGAGGAAGTTGGAACTATCGTGGTGGGAGATCTCTCCGGCATCCGTGAGGATGAGGAGAACGCCGAGTCAAAGGACTGGGGCATGCACGGGAATCTTGATCTGCACTCGTGGGCATTCGACCGTTTCACAGACCTTCTCGAATACAAAGCCGAAATGGAAGGTGTCACGGTTGAACAAGTGTCTGAGCGGGATACCTCGAAGTCGTGTTCGTGCTGTGGCCGGAAGTGTGACGCGAACCGTGTTGAACGTGGACTGTATGTCTGCGATGAGTGCGGGACAGTGGCGAACGCGGACGTGAACGGTGCTGAGAACATTCGGCAGAAAGTATCTCCAAGTCCCGCCACGGATGGCGGTGATAGGAGTAACGGCTGGTTGGCACAGCCATCGACGTTCTTGTTTGACAAGGAAACTGGTGCGTTTGTACCTCAAGAACAGGTCACGTCGTAAACCACAATATCCCAACCCAGCGGTGCGGTGCCGTGGGAATCCTCGCGCTTCAGCGCGGGGAGGATGTCAATCCTTGACGTCGAGGTCGAACTGCTCGTTTTCCGTGACCGCGTTGAGGACGACGCTCGTGTTCGACTCGCGGATGTCCGCGTCCGTGAGGATCGATTTGATCTGGTCGTTCATCCCGTCCGTGTCGGTGAACTTCCCGATGGCGATCACGTCGTAGTCGCCGGTGACCTCGTAGACG is a window encoding:
- a CDS encoding RNA-guided endonuclease InsQ/TnpB family protein → MAKQVVTRTYTASIRNQSRVQDDLDSLGFAASKLWNVGRWTCSRIWDEIDHIPNHNELTTYLKTHERYDDLHSQSSQRVLQELAEAFNGWYGKRRNGDTRANPPGYRKHGDEHPRSTVTFKAAGFKLDTQYNRVRLSKGSNLKEYWSDFVLCKYQTRPDVDLSAVENVQQAKIVWTGDEWELHFVCKVEIDVDEAPGEKTVGVDLGINNFAALAYEDGHSELYPLNCLKQDDYYFSKRIARCDDSNSDQATRLNQKKSARRTYYFHTLSKHIVQRCVDEEVGTIVVGDLSGIREDEENAESKDWGMHGNLDLHSWAFDRFTDLLEYKAEMEGVTVEQVSERDTSKSCSCCGRKCDANRVERGLYVCDECGTVANADVNGAENIRQKVSPSPATDGGDRSNGWLAQPSTFLFDKETGAFVPQEQVTS
- a CDS encoding ATP-grasp domain-containing protein — translated: MLRLAMTTDAETFERVREPLADRDIEVGHVRAKERSLRVSGGESSAGDTGDVAAGPEEFAGFDVGLVYPTRLMEGAVVDERLGVPWVNGRDAVVASRNKAGVLARLSAAGLPTPKTTLVSNPVDESVVVDAAEEFSYPVVVKPNSATRGVGVATATDLDSLLGVVDYLNLIHDYRATGDKSFLIQEYLPDARDYRAMVVDGASAGAVERVLDDDALAAGRWKHNVHRGATAEGIALDPEARDLAERAAETLGIDYLGVDLLATDDRLVVNETNARPTVDAATKYADDFYDRFAALIRRTAETA
- the gap gene encoding type I glyceraldehyde-3-phosphate dehydrogenase is translated as MSKSYLDAGEDVSDDEVVRVGLNGFGRIGRNVFRAVLESPRIELAGINDVMDFDDMGYLAKYDTVMGRLDDVERDGDELTIGGTSVPLFNVQDPADLPWDELDVDVALECTGIFRTRDDASAHLDGGADTVIISAPPKGDKPVKQLVYGVNHDEYEGDDVVSNASCTTNSITPVAKVLDDEFGIDAGTLTTVHAYTGSQALIDGPMSKRRRGRAAAENIVPTSTGAAGAAQEVLPQLEGKIDGMAMRVPVPTGSLTEFVVSLDETVTADEVNAAFRDAADSGPLAGVLGYTDDEVVSSDIVGLPFSSYVDLQSTNVIAGGKLLKILTWYDNEYGFSNRMLDMAAYVHDEA
- a CDS encoding phosphoglycerate kinase — encoded protein: MPTFDTIDDLPADKRVLVRLDLNSPIEDGEPQDNRRFERHAETVRELADAGHRVVLMAHQGRPGRDDFTSLAGHAEILADHVGRDVGFVADTYGDEALAAIDALEAGEILLLENTRMCEDELPEASPEEKAETAFVETLAPHFDAYVNDAYSAAHRKHASLVGFPLALPAYAGRVMETEYEANTAIATREFDGPVTMVVGGTKATDVIGVMDALDETVDRFLLGGVAGELFLRAAGHPVGHDVGEMDLFDEQWKKNQELIESVLDERGDAIRLASDLAYEGDDGERAEVAVGDIDEKATGYLDVGAATVADYEPAIRESDAVFVKGALGVFEDERFADGTVGVLEAIAETDCFSVVGGGDTSRAIEMYGLSEEDFSHVSIAGGAYIRALTGEPLPAVEVLEAAAKRQ
- a CDS encoding Hsp20/alpha crystallin family protein, producing the protein MDRDDRDDPFGDFFEEIERMMNEMASGDAPSADDAGFGSDTHVDAYTTEESVRLVADLPAVEKEDLSLRCDGDALTISAVSDRREYDETVELPAPVDEHSADATFNNGVLEVSFDRDDDSASIDLV